The genomic stretch GTATCCTGTTTATGTATATGAGGATTTAATTGCCCTTTTCTTAGCCTGGGTATTACTGATCTTATTCTTCCGACCCTTGGGTTATCATTACTGTAATATCTGTTTCCAAGTTTTCAGCTTTGTTCAGGGCTTTGTGAATTTGTAGTTCTAatgctttccttttttttaGATATTGGGTTCTATTTCTCCACGGTGGTCAAATTTGAGAATTGCCCTATGTTTATTTTGGTTTCTTCCCTATTTGCGAGAGTCCTTTGCTATTTGAATATCTGATGTGTTACacaaaatgttttttaatttcttatatatttaattgCTAATAATCTGCTGTCCTCCAACCAATATGAGGGTACATCGGATTGGTGCCCATGTAACAAGGGAAATCCAAAAAATCAAGTGGCAACCCAAGAAAGTCTAGCGCTGTTCTGATACAtcaatttgttaattatttggtGTTTTTGTTTAACAGTGATGTGATTTGTTACTATCCACCTCTCTCATAAAGTCCTTATTTTTTCCCCCTATTTTTGCAGATAAATTGGATTACTGGGTCTTGGGGTATAGCATCAAAGTTTACAAATTTGGCTATTTCAATTGTGCTAGAACTGGAACAATATGCGGTGGTGGATTCTATCAGTTGACGTGTTCCGCAAAGCCTTTGCATTGAACTTATATTGTAGggttattttataaaattgctTCCTTTCCATTGAAATCAATTTTGCTTCTAGTCCCTGGTTTTCATCTTTCCATGGGATCCGATCACTTTGTTTTCAACCCGTGTTATATCTGTAGGATTAGCTGAGAgaaaaaaaggccaaaaacaaCTTGAACTTTCCGTTACTTTCTTGTCTTCTGTTCGGTTGATATCTCAAGTCTCAACAATCTAATCAGTCATTAGTCTATACATCTAGTTCGGTTCATTTCTGCTCTATTTTGTGCTACTTGTTATTCGCGGATACTGCATTGTGATTGACGGTAGAAAGAAGTTATGGTGTGCCAAGCAGCAAGCCAAACGAGATTCCGGGCATTGAAACATGAGAATGGGATTGCAGGGAGAGCGACCATTATAGTTAGAGTGATAGCATGTTTTCAACCTTTGCAAGATTGCCAGGTAAATAGACGAGtggtttttctttatttgatagccttttgtaaatttttcttcattaaCTGTTTGATGGACAAATCAACCAattgttttgtaattttgtgcatCATATGGTTTCTGGATGATGAAGGCAGGCATCAATAATATCATGTTGTCTGGCTTTTCTTTTTACAGGCCGAGTACTTCCGTCACTTACTTAAACCTGTTACGTAATTTGGGTTCACGTTTGCACCTTCACATCAAGCTGGGATTTAGTttctattttccatttttattcCTCATTCAAGAAAGTGATTTTGCACATTAGAGATACCAAGTACTTCTATATTCTGGTATGTAACTCGATAACTTGTTCATAGTTGCAATCATGATAGTCTGTTGGGAATTTTAGTGATACTGATATCTGTCTTCTTGTCCAGGTTTACTTGCTTTGGCTGGATGGTTAAGGCTGAAGCCTCTTGGCTGTTACAGCAGAGTTCTGCTTGTGATTTGGCCAACTTGAATTGCACGAGCAGGCTGTTACAGCATGGGCAACAAAGTGTTCTTCCATCTCCCACGAACCATTGCATGGTTTCTACTGATGTGACATTTCCAGGTTTTGGAGTTCCTGGTCTCCGTGGTCCTGGAATTGGTCAAAGTAATGGAGTTCCTGGGTGGTTTCAGCACAGGCCTCATCATCGTTTGGAGAACTTGCCTGCCACTTTAGGCCCATATCTCCAGGAAAAGCCATATGCCATATGTCATGGGCATGGGGTCGAGGCTACGCCAAATGCTGTATCTGGGTCTACAcagaaaaaatttatcatttttgatCACTCTGGGAATCATACAAGATTGTTTTTCAGTCCACATTGCTCTCCTTCCCAGAATCCAATTGTTCCACCAACAAAATCCCTGAATCCTTTTGATTTTCATGAAAGAAGACAGCCTGCAGCTAAGGTGGAGCATATTTTCCCCACCGAGCCTATAATTGAAGAAAAATCTGATGAGAATCAAATAATTGGTGAGGCAAGTGAGATGCATGAGGACACAGAAGAAATCAATGCCTTGCTTTATTCAGATGATGATGGCGATGatagtgaagaagatgaagtaaGAAGCACCGGCCGTTCTCCATTTGCTATTTGCAAGAAGCGTGAACAGACAGAAGAAATAACGGAGGAAGTTTCTAATTCATATGGTCCAATGAAAAGGCAAAGACTGATTGATGGTGGTTACAAGAAATCATCATTAATGGCTGTACCTAGTTCAGCAGAACCACATAGATTCTTTTGCAAGTCTGACGATGATGCGGAATCAAGCTGTGCCAAAGGCAGGAATCAAGGGGATGATCAAAATTCCACTATAGGGACCAAGCAATTGAAGGATAAGATCTGCGAGACATTGAAAATCCTTGAAAACCTTATTCCTGGTGCAGCAAGAAATGATCCGGTGTTGCTTATCGAGGAGGCTATTGGCTACTTGAGTTATTTGAAGCTCAAGGCCATGGCCTTAGGCGTTGGCTAGCTACCTTTAAGAGCGGCCCCCCTTCCGTAATAATATTGTGGGGTTGAAGGGAGGGAAAGAAGGGCAGTAAGTAAACCCCATGGAGTTCTTAAACCGAAATGATTTATGGGTTTGAAAACCATACAGTGGCTTTGTGAAAGCGGTTGTGGCCTTTCTCCATCTGTCTAAAGGAGCAGTTCATATTATAATGGACCAGTAAAGGCAAAGTTTAGTGGGGACGAATTCGCACTTTACTCTGCTGCAGGTGGTGAAGAAAATGGGGGGGCTTATAATTGTTGACTGGAAATGATTACTTTCAAGCTTTTGAGGGGGGCTTAAAGAAAGCAAGATTTGAACACATGGTTATGTTGATAt from Diospyros lotus cultivar Yz01 chromosome 9, ASM1463336v1, whole genome shotgun sequence encodes the following:
- the LOC127810276 gene encoding transcription factor bHLH143-like, coding for MVKAEASWLLQQSSACDLANLNCTSRLLQHGQQSVLPSPTNHCMVSTDVTFPGFGVPGLRGPGIGQSNGVPGWFQHRPHHRLENLPATLGPYLQEKPYAICHGHGVEATPNAVSGSTQKKFIIFDHSGNHTRLFFSPHCSPSQNPIVPPTKSLNPFDFHERRQPAAKVEHIFPTEPIIEEKSDENQIIGEASEMHEDTEEINALLYSDDDGDDSEEDEVRSTGRSPFAICKKREQTEEITEEVSNSYGPMKRQRLIDGGYKKSSLMAVPSSAEPHRFFCKSDDDAESSCAKGRNQGDDQNSTIGTKQLKDKICETLKILENLIPGAARNDPVLLIEEAIGYLSYLKLKAMALGVG